A stretch of the Epinephelus fuscoguttatus linkage group LG2, E.fuscoguttatus.final_Chr_v1 genome encodes the following:
- the ccne1 gene encoding G1/S-specific cyclin-E1 has protein sequence MRGKREETEPKSVAPEAPEETTVRPRKRKADVAIFLQDLDEEVAEMTKKKQRECEVGWSPDAGYTSPQRWIPTPDQEVDPPVALINAGFPHYNFNNVFVTPVRCAPLPALCWASKDVVWNNMLEKDKTYTRDVHVMDKHPHLQPKMRAILLDWLMEVSEVYKLHRESYHLAQDYFDRFMATQRNVFKSTLQLIGITCLFIAAKVEEMYPPKVHQFAYVTDEACTEDEILSMEIIIMKELNWSLSPQTPISWLNVYMQVAYLKETDELLIPRYPQTTFTQIAGLLDLCMLDVRCLEFSNGVLAASALFHFSSPELVENVSALKRVELEECVRWMLPFAMALREVGGSSMKTFPGIPADDMHNIQMHVPYMTWLDKAYSYQDVELERHGTCPVPTGVLTPPQSSEKTEELNRVDSTALKVRPRIQTSSPQRHLPK, from the exons ATGCGAGGAAAACG gGAAGAGACAGAACCGAAGTCTGTTGCTCCCGAGGCGCCCGAAGAAACTACAGTACGACCGAGAAAGAGGAAGGCAGATGTTGCCATT TTTTTACAAGACCTGGATGAGGAGGTAGCAGAGATGACTAAGAAGAAGCAGCGGGAATGTGAG GTGGGCTGGAGTCCTGATGCTGGTTACACAAGTCCACAGAGGTGGATCCCCACACCTGATCAGGAAGTGGACCCACCAGTTGCCCTGATAAACGCAGGTTTCCCCCACTACAACTTTAACAACGTATTTGTAACCCCCGTGCGCTGTGCCCCGCTCCCTGCACTGTG CTGGGCCAGTAAGGATGTGGTATGGAACAACATGTTGGAGAAGGACAAGACCTACACCAGAGATGTCCATGTGATGGATAAACATCCTCATCTGCAGCCCAAGATGAGGGCAATTCTACTGGACTGGCTCATGGAG GTAAGTGAGGTGTACAAACTGCACAGAGAGTCATACCACCTTGCTCAGGACTACTTTGATCGTTTCATGGCCACACAGAGAAACGTCTTCAAATCAACACTGCAGCTCATAGGCATTACCTGTCTCTTCATTGCTGCCAAAGTAGAG GAGATGTATCCTCCCAAGGTCCACCAGTTTGCCTATGTTACAGATGAAGCCTGCACTGAAGATGAAATTCTCAGTATGGAAATCATTATTATGAAG GAGCTGAATTGGAGTCTCAGCCCACAGACTCCCATCTCCTGGCTCAATGTTTACATGCAGGTGGCCTACCTGAAAGAGACGGACGAGCTGCTCATCCCCAGATACCCACAAACTACCTTCACACAGATTGCAGgg TTGTTGGACCTGTGTATGCTCGATGTGCGTTGCCTTGAGTTTTCCAATGGCGTCCTTGCTGCTTCAGCCCTGTTTCACTTTTCCTCTCCGGAGCTGGTGGAAAACGTCTCGG CTCTGAAGAGGGTGGAGTTAGAagagtgtgtgaggtggatGTTGCCATTCGCCATGGCTCTGCGAGAGGTTGGTGGGTCGTCTATGAAAACATTCCCAGGAATCCCTGCAGATGACATGCACAACATCCAGATGCATGTCCCTTACATGACATGGCTG GACAAGGCCTACTCCTACCAGGATGTGGAGTTGGAGCGTCACGGCACCTGTCCTGTACCTACAGGTGTCCTGACTCCACCCCAGAGCAGTGAGAAAACCGAAGAGTTGAACCGAGTGGATTCCACAGCGCTGAAAGTCAGGCCCAGGATTCAGACTTCATCACCACAACGACACCTTCCAAAGTAG